In Desulfobacterales bacterium, the genomic stretch GGTGGCTTTTTAATAAGCGGTTTATAGCGCCGCCAAGGCATTTTTGCCGAAAGTAACTAAAAAAGGCCCCCATAATCCGTCCATACTGTCATTTCGAGCGTCAGCGAGAAATCTTTAAGATTCCTTCGATACTGTCATTTCGAGCGGGAGCGAGAAATCTTTAAGATTCCTCGTCGCTGGCGCTCCTCGGAATGACAGAGGCGGAACGTTTTGGAATAACAACAAATATTTTTTGCTTTGCTGTTATCCCAAATCGCTTTTTTCCCTATGCCCTTAATCAGCAAACCTAAATGCCGGCCGGGCGGCCGGGCCGTCCGAATATTTGTCCCCGGGAAAAATCCGGGTCCCCATCTGGACGGGCCTGCCGATCAGATCCAGGGAAGCCCGGGACGGGTCCAGATCATAGAGATTGCCCATAATCCAGGGCCCTTCCTCAAGTTCCACCAGTACGATGATATAGGGGGCTTCACTTTCCCGCCCCTCGGCCGCCACGTAGACCGTGGTATAGGTTGTGATTTTTCCCTTGCCGCTTAATTCCGTCACGTCCAGATCAAAGCCCGTGCAGCTGCTGCAGCTCATCTGCGGCGGGCAGGTCACTGTGCCGCATTCTTTGCATTTCAAGCCCATGAGTTTATTCTTCATGAGCGCCTTATGATATTCTTTAAATGAAAGTTTGTATTCCATTTTTGCCCTCCTATGTTTCGTTA encodes the following:
- a CDS encoding Zn-ribbon domain-containing OB-fold protein, with product MEYKLSFKEYHKALMKNKLMGLKCKECGTVTCPPQMSCSSCTGFDLDVTELSGKGKITTYTTVYVAAEGRESEAPYIIVLVELEEGPWIMGNLYDLDPSRASLDLIGRPVQMGTRIFPGDKYSDGPAARPAFRFAD